In one Neobacillus sp. CF12 genomic region, the following are encoded:
- a CDS encoding amidase domain-containing protein, giving the protein MDQSLQKLFEDRVEQFVSKSKRQSGNYQKVEQKLESFAKRSAEIVKVKARGNIINQSVDGDFQTTIYQVHYQYLIRQKGTLYQEEEVEVRMCKFFKNDLIMDKELNPYSKQPELEIVAGDEQEERIRYQYNRLKAVQYAELWWNSYNPAYKTFENNCTNYISQCLHAGGAPMRGYPNKGTGWWLRNNNWSYSWTVAHSLRLYLANSKSGLRAKEVSSPDQLLLGDVICYDFEGDGRYNHNTMVTAKDAYGMPLVNANTYNSRMRYWAYEDSSAYTPNIKYKFFTIVDG; this is encoded by the coding sequence GTGGATCAATCACTCCAAAAGTTGTTTGAGGATCGAGTTGAACAATTTGTTTCAAAGAGTAAGAGACAGTCGGGGAATTATCAAAAGGTCGAACAGAAACTGGAGTCTTTTGCGAAACGTTCCGCAGAAATCGTAAAGGTAAAGGCACGGGGAAACATCATCAATCAATCTGTGGATGGGGATTTCCAAACTACTATTTATCAGGTACATTACCAATACCTGATTAGACAAAAAGGAACGCTCTATCAAGAGGAAGAAGTGGAAGTCCGAATGTGCAAGTTTTTTAAAAATGATTTGATTATGGATAAAGAACTGAATCCTTATTCGAAGCAGCCTGAGTTGGAAATCGTGGCAGGAGATGAACAGGAGGAGCGGATTCGTTACCAGTATAATCGCTTAAAAGCCGTTCAATATGCGGAACTCTGGTGGAATAGTTACAATCCTGCCTATAAGACGTTTGAAAACAACTGTACGAATTATATCTCGCAATGTCTTCACGCAGGCGGTGCCCCGATGAGAGGGTATCCGAACAAGGGGACAGGGTGGTGGCTCCGAAATAATAATTGGAGCTATAGCTGGACTGTGGCCCATTCATTACGGTTGTATTTAGCTAATTCTAAAAGTGGTTTAAGGGCAAAAGAGGTTAGCAGTCCAGATCAATTGTTATTGGGCGATGTCATCTGCTACGATTTCGAGGGGGACGGCCGTTATAATCACAACACTATGGTCACAGCTAAAGATGCCTATGGAATGCCGCTTGTGAATGCAAACACGTATAATAGTCGTATGAGATACTGGGCCTATGAGGATTCATCCGCGTATACACCAAATATTAAATATAAGTTTTTCACGATTGTAGATGGGTGA
- a CDS encoding PrkA family serine protein kinase: MDILKKIEMFREEEEKLRWEGSFGDYLLLLKEKPWVAQSAHSRVYNMIKDSGIEEVKGTKQYNFFSNQLFGLEESLERLVEEYFHPAAKRLDVRKRILLLMGPVSGGKSTLVTMLKRGLEAYSHTDRGSVFAIKGCPMHEDPLHLIPHHLRRDFYEEYGIRIEGNLSPLNMMRLEQEYGGRIEDVLVERIFFSEDKRTGIGTFSPSDPKSQDIADLTGSIDFSTIAEFGSESDPRAYRFDGELNKANRGMMEFQEMLKCDEKFLWHLLSLTQEGNFKAGRFALISADELIVAHTNETEYRSFISNKKNEALHSRIIVMPIPYNLKVSQEERIYEKMISESDVSDVHIAPHTLRVAAMFTILTRLKEPKKGDIDLVKKMRLYDGENVEGFNAVDVSELKKEYPDEGMSGIDPRYVINRISSTIIRKEVPSINALDVLRSLKDGLDQHPSITAELRERYMNYISVARKEYDNIAKNEVQKAFVYSYEESAKTLMDNYLDNVEAYCNKAKLRDPLTGEEINPDEKLMRSIEEQIGISENAKKAFREEILIRISAFARKGKRFDYNSHDRLREAIQKKLFADLKDVVKITTSSKTPDEQQLKKINDVVARLIDEHGYNSTSANELLRYVGSLLNR; this comes from the coding sequence ATGGATATTCTAAAAAAAATTGAGATGTTTAGAGAAGAGGAAGAAAAGCTTCGTTGGGAAGGGTCATTTGGGGATTACTTATTGTTGTTAAAAGAGAAGCCATGGGTTGCACAATCGGCACATTCACGGGTATACAATATGATCAAAGACTCTGGGATTGAGGAAGTTAAAGGAACAAAGCAATACAATTTTTTTAGTAATCAATTATTTGGCTTAGAGGAATCACTTGAAAGGCTCGTCGAGGAATACTTCCATCCTGCAGCAAAAAGACTGGATGTACGAAAAAGAATCCTGCTGTTAATGGGACCAGTCAGTGGTGGTAAATCCACACTTGTAACGATGCTGAAACGTGGGTTAGAGGCCTATTCTCATACGGATAGAGGCTCAGTATTCGCCATTAAAGGCTGCCCAATGCATGAAGATCCGCTTCATTTAATCCCGCATCATTTACGTCGAGATTTTTATGAAGAGTATGGTATTCGAATTGAAGGAAATCTTTCACCGCTAAATATGATGCGTCTTGAGCAGGAGTACGGTGGAAGAATCGAAGATGTGTTAGTAGAAAGAATCTTTTTCTCCGAGGATAAGCGAACAGGAATTGGAACGTTCAGCCCTTCGGATCCAAAGTCACAGGATATTGCCGATTTAACAGGAAGCATTGACTTTTCAACGATTGCTGAATTTGGTTCAGAATCAGATCCCCGTGCCTACCGCTTTGACGGAGAATTGAACAAAGCGAACCGCGGGATGATGGAATTCCAGGAAATGTTGAAGTGTGATGAGAAGTTCTTATGGCACCTGCTTTCTTTAACGCAGGAAGGAAACTTTAAAGCCGGAAGGTTCGCACTCATTTCGGCGGATGAGCTGATTGTTGCTCACACGAATGAGACGGAATATCGTTCCTTTATCTCGAATAAGAAAAATGAGGCCTTGCATTCACGGATAATCGTGATGCCAATTCCTTATAATTTAAAAGTTTCGCAAGAAGAAAGAATCTATGAAAAGATGATTAGTGAAAGTGATGTATCGGATGTTCATATTGCTCCGCATACGTTACGAGTTGCTGCAATGTTTACCATTTTAACCCGCCTTAAAGAGCCAAAGAAGGGTGATATCGATTTAGTAAAGAAAATGCGCCTGTACGATGGTGAAAATGTGGAAGGCTTTAATGCCGTTGATGTTAGCGAACTGAAGAAAGAATACCCGGATGAAGGTATGAGTGGTATTGATCCGCGTTATGTGATTAATAGAATTTCTTCTACTATCATTCGCAAAGAGGTACCTTCTATTAATGCTTTAGATGTATTAAGATCACTAAAAGACGGACTGGATCAACATCCATCCATTACAGCTGAACTACGTGAGCGCTATATGAATTATATTTCGGTTGCCCGAAAAGAGTATGATAATATTGCTAAAAATGAAGTTCAGAAAGCATTTGTTTATTCGTATGAAGAATCAGCTAAAACGCTAATGGATAATTACCTCGATAACGTTGAAGCCTACTGCAATAAAGCAAAGCTTCGTGATCCGTTAACAGGTGAGGAAATCAATCCAGATGAAAAATTAATGCGTTCGATTGAAGAGCAAATTGGTATTTCTGAAAACGCGAAAAAGGCGTTTAGAGAAGAAATTTTGATTAGAATTTCTGCCTTTGCCAGAAAAGGGAAACGATTTGATTACAACTCACATGACAGACTTCGTGAAGCGATTCAAAAGAAATTATTTGCAGACCTTAAAGATGTCGTGAAGATTACCACTTCATCCAAAACACCAGATGAACAGCAGTTAAAGAAAATAAATGATGTTGTTGCGAGATTAATTGACGAACACGGCTATAACTCAACATCAGCCAATGAACTGTTACGCTATGTAGGCAGCTTATTAAATCGTTAA
- a CDS encoding DoxX family membrane protein codes for MKRKGNIIILFVFVIICSPLFADAHVKWFTEVTPEKEEIEHILSPLFMTLTVLIAALLAVLTQLLPILDKIPITKRIDTVLDSHRKSSRYILKYGTAIALLIQVLSGTIFAPEFAIDNSIIRILMWVTIILLLIPIHYATKVGALLLLALFIFQLSHSGLFHMLDYGFYLAIIGVLLVGKTKLEDWGFPFLYLGTGLSLCWVAVEKWVYPAMSMDIIHEHAVPTFGFPPGTFVVLAAFIEFVVGYLLVVGILNRLLAFVLTLIFISTTMLFGVTEIIGHLMIHIVLIIFIIEGVSFYDPPINIHRTKISQMVFVFLNFVFTIATFLLIYYRFA; via the coding sequence ATGAAAAGAAAAGGTAATATCATCATTTTGTTCGTTTTTGTGATTATTTGTTCCCCACTATTTGCGGATGCACATGTAAAATGGTTCACGGAAGTAACACCAGAAAAAGAAGAAATCGAACATATTTTATCACCTTTGTTTATGACACTGACTGTATTGATTGCTGCTTTACTTGCAGTTTTAACGCAGTTATTACCGATACTTGATAAAATTCCAATTACCAAGAGGATTGATACTGTACTCGATAGTCACCGTAAATCTTCAAGATATATTTTAAAATACGGTACTGCTATCGCCTTGCTAATACAGGTTTTGTCAGGGACGATATTTGCACCTGAATTTGCTATCGACAATTCAATCATCAGAATATTAATGTGGGTAACCATTATTCTCCTGTTGATTCCCATTCATTATGCGACAAAAGTTGGAGCTCTACTATTATTAGCCTTATTTATTTTTCAACTGTCTCACTCTGGATTATTTCATATGCTTGATTATGGCTTTTATTTAGCCATTATCGGAGTACTATTAGTGGGAAAAACAAAGTTAGAAGATTGGGGATTTCCTTTTCTTTATTTGGGAACTGGATTGTCACTATGCTGGGTGGCAGTCGAGAAATGGGTCTATCCCGCAATGAGTATGGATATCATTCACGAGCATGCAGTTCCTACATTTGGTTTTCCTCCAGGAACATTTGTCGTACTAGCGGCATTTATTGAATTTGTGGTCGGATATTTACTCGTTGTTGGGATACTAAACCGCCTTTTAGCTTTTGTTTTAACGTTGATTTTTATTTCAACTACGATGTTGTTTGGGGTCACTGAAATTATTGGTCACCTAATGATTCATATTGTCTTAATTATTTTTATCATTGAGGGAGTATCGTTTTATGATCCTCCAATTAATATACATCGGACTAAAATTTCACAAATGGTTTTTGTATTTTTGAATTTTGTATTTACAATAGCAACTTTCCTTTTGATTTATTACCGTTTTGCCTAG
- a CDS encoding NAD(P)H-dependent oxidoreductase, producing the protein MGKLLYITANPKGLEKSKGLKIGEAFISTIKEERPEMEMKTIDLFSFDGIAHMDAELVSARGKLAGYGYTLDQLTDGEREKILKMHALADEFLSYDYFVFVSPIWNLSSPAVLKAFLDNLFIAGKTFAHTASGPKGLLTGKKAIHINTRGGLYTGTPMKELECGDRYLRIALEFLGIQVMDTIIAEALDLYPQKVSEIVEKAKQEAIDAAKEMIKMQVLQS; encoded by the coding sequence GTGGGAAAACTACTATATATTACAGCAAATCCTAAGGGATTAGAGAAGTCAAAGGGCCTAAAAATTGGCGAAGCATTTATCAGCACCATTAAAGAAGAACGCCCGGAAATGGAAATGAAGACAATTGATTTATTCTCATTCGATGGTATTGCCCATATGGATGCAGAATTAGTGTCCGCAAGAGGAAAATTAGCTGGCTATGGTTATACATTAGATCAGTTAACAGATGGAGAAAGAGAGAAGATTCTAAAAATGCATGCACTAGCAGATGAATTCCTTTCTTATGATTACTTTGTTTTCGTCTCCCCTATTTGGAACTTGAGTTCTCCGGCTGTGTTAAAAGCCTTTTTGGATAACTTGTTTATTGCTGGTAAGACGTTTGCACACACTGCAAGTGGTCCAAAGGGGCTTCTCACTGGTAAAAAGGCAATTCATATAAATACCCGCGGTGGTCTCTATACCGGGACGCCAATGAAGGAGTTAGAATGTGGCGATCGCTATTTAAGAATCGCACTTGAATTCCTCGGTATTCAGGTTATGGACACCATTATTGCTGAAGCATTAGACCTATACCCTCAAAAAGTTTCTGAGATTGTTGAAAAGGCGAAACAAGAAGCGATCGATGCAGCCAAGGAAATGATAAAAATGCAAGTTCTTCAGTCATAG
- a CDS encoding ATP-binding protein, translating to MEITKHLFLNLSILMILLLFCLIWLDRSKKFPFSKTTTIIISVLLLWICIQFAYNPVPFVRYDLRIIPIVIGGLYLGIGLILVAVLIIIRTLYGIDSGLLGTILLYVPLAFVFFRLSPWFWKQSSDRRIYIAICLGIILGILSTVGEFINDTGSPWYDVLSAYFVLPPLGIGLIAFSIEYIKKSVELKHQLIKVEKLKAVEQMGAAISHEIRNPLTAASGFVQLLNDDYLPRHKRKEYLSIVKDELNSAERVIQDYLTFAKPDLVSIEELNVKNELKQIIKILTPMANQNSVEIITDFSVIGFIKGDKQRFRQCFINILKNAVEAMPNGGQIFVETLFSKDYVTICLRDTGIGMTSEQLERLGEPYYSTKGKNGTGLGMMVVYSIIRAMNGFIRVESEIGSGTTFRIKFPMITSIKNHEN from the coding sequence ATGGAAATCACAAAACACCTTTTCTTAAATCTTTCCATACTAATGATATTGCTCCTCTTTTGTTTAATTTGGCTTGACAGAAGCAAAAAATTTCCTTTTTCCAAAACGACTACCATCATTATCTCTGTCTTATTATTATGGATATGTATTCAATTCGCCTACAATCCTGTTCCCTTTGTGCGATACGATTTACGTATCATTCCAATCGTCATTGGCGGTTTATATCTCGGAATCGGTCTAATCCTTGTTGCAGTATTGATAATTATTAGAACCTTATATGGCATTGACTCAGGTTTACTTGGAACTATCCTTCTATATGTACCACTCGCTTTTGTGTTTTTCCGACTATCACCTTGGTTTTGGAAACAATCTTCCGATCGACGAATTTACATTGCAATTTGTTTAGGTATCATACTTGGAATTCTGAGCACTGTTGGGGAATTTATTAATGATACGGGCAGCCCTTGGTATGATGTTTTAAGTGCCTACTTTGTGCTTCCCCCGCTAGGTATTGGTCTTATTGCCTTTTCGATTGAATATATCAAAAAAAGTGTTGAACTTAAACATCAATTAATCAAAGTAGAGAAACTAAAGGCCGTCGAACAAATGGGTGCTGCCATTTCACATGAAATCCGAAATCCATTAACTGCCGCAAGCGGATTTGTCCAACTACTCAATGACGACTACCTTCCGAGGCATAAACGGAAGGAATACCTTTCGATTGTAAAGGACGAACTCAATTCCGCTGAAAGAGTCATTCAGGATTATTTGACTTTTGCCAAACCAGATTTAGTTTCAATCGAGGAATTAAATGTAAAAAATGAGCTAAAGCAGATCATTAAAATCCTAACTCCAATGGCAAATCAAAATTCAGTAGAAATTATTACTGATTTTTCAGTGATTGGATTCATAAAGGGAGATAAACAAAGATTCCGTCAATGCTTTATCAATATTCTCAAAAACGCTGTAGAAGCAATGCCAAATGGTGGCCAAATTTTTGTTGAAACACTGTTCAGCAAGGATTATGTAACAATCTGCCTTAGAGATACAGGAATAGGGATGACTTCCGAACAACTTGAACGGCTCGGAGAACCCTATTATTCTACTAAAGGGAAAAATGGTACTGGGCTTGGAATGATGGTAGTTTACAGTATCATACGTGCCATGAATGGTTTCATTCGAGTAGAAAGTGAAATCGGGTCAGGCACAACATTTCGTATTAAGTTCCCAATGATTACCTCAATTAAGAATCATGAAAATTAA
- the queG gene encoding tRNA epoxyqueuosine(34) reductase QueG: protein MNIDQLKEEVIAYSKTIGIDKIGFTTADPFTELKNRLIRQQELGYHSGFEEPDIDKRVSPSLLLPEPRSIISIALAYPSKMKVRVEGKKGERRGFFSRASWGLDYHHILRDRLKKLEEFILEKVPEARLKSMVDTGELSDRAVAVRAGIGWSGKNCAVMTPEFGSYVYLGEMITSIPFAPDSPMEDQCGSCTACIEACPTGALVQGGQINAQRCIAFLTQTKAVIPEEFRDKIGNRVYGCDSCQTSCPVNKGKDFHFHEEMEADPEIAKPLLRPMLKMSNREFKNKFGPVAGSWRGKRPIQRNAIIALAHFKDESAVPDLLGVLENETSSVLKETAAWALGKIGSPEAVEALERAALKEDDLNVKSEIEKSLLKLKY from the coding sequence ATGAATATTGATCAATTGAAGGAAGAAGTCATCGCTTATAGTAAAACAATCGGCATTGATAAGATTGGTTTTACCACGGCAGATCCGTTTACTGAGCTTAAAAATAGACTGATACGCCAGCAAGAACTTGGATATCATTCAGGATTTGAAGAGCCGGATATTGATAAACGGGTATCACCATCTTTACTTCTCCCAGAACCACGTTCGATTATTTCCATCGCTCTTGCCTATCCTTCAAAAATGAAGGTTCGTGTGGAAGGGAAAAAAGGCGAGCGAAGAGGCTTTTTTTCCCGTGCTTCATGGGGCTTGGATTATCATCATATTTTACGCGATCGACTAAAAAAGCTGGAAGAGTTTATTTTAGAAAAAGTACCAGAGGCTCGTTTAAAATCAATGGTTGATACAGGAGAGCTATCAGACCGTGCCGTTGCCGTGAGAGCTGGGATTGGCTGGAGCGGCAAAAATTGTGCGGTCATGACCCCGGAGTTCGGGTCCTATGTCTATCTAGGCGAAATGATAACGAGTATACCATTTGCTCCTGATTCACCGATGGAGGATCAATGTGGCTCCTGTACAGCCTGTATCGAAGCCTGTCCGACCGGAGCATTGGTACAAGGCGGACAAATTAACGCTCAGCGCTGTATCGCTTTTTTAACGCAGACAAAAGCTGTGATTCCTGAAGAATTTAGAGATAAGATTGGCAACCGGGTCTATGGCTGTGATTCTTGCCAAACGTCATGCCCAGTTAATAAAGGGAAGGATTTTCACTTCCATGAGGAAATGGAGGCTGACCCTGAGATAGCCAAGCCATTACTGAGACCGATGTTAAAAATGAGCAATCGTGAATTTAAGAACAAATTTGGACCCGTAGCGGGATCGTGGCGAGGCAAAAGGCCAATTCAGCGAAATGCCATCATCGCGCTGGCCCATTTCAAGGACGAAAGTGCAGTTCCGGACTTACTCGGTGTGTTAGAAAATGAAACGAGCAGTGTTCTAAAGGAAACGGCTGCTTGGGCTCTCGGTAAAATTGGCAGTCCCGAAGCAGTCGAAGCACTGGAAAGAGCAGCATTAAAAGAAGACGATTTAAATGTGAAGAGCGAAATTGAAAAAAGCTTACTAAAACTAAAGTACTAA
- the trmL gene encoding tRNA (uridine(34)/cytosine(34)/5-carboxymethylaminomethyluridine(34)-2'-O)-methyltransferase TrmL yields MAIHVVLYQPQIPSNTGNIARTCAGTDTSLHLIRPLGFSTDDKMLKRAGLDYWEFVNIVYYDSLDDFYQKNEGGEFFYITKFGEKPYSSFNYSNPDKDYFFIFGRETTGLPKDVIENNKDVSLRIPMNDNIRSLNLSNTAAILIYEALRQQDYRHLK; encoded by the coding sequence TTGGCAATACATGTAGTACTATATCAGCCGCAAATACCATCAAATACAGGGAACATCGCAAGAACCTGTGCTGGAACCGATACATCCTTACATTTAATTCGTCCATTAGGGTTTTCTACGGATGATAAAATGTTAAAGAGAGCTGGATTGGATTATTGGGAGTTTGTAAACATTGTTTATTATGATTCTCTCGATGATTTTTACCAGAAGAATGAAGGTGGAGAATTTTTCTATATCACGAAATTTGGGGAGAAGCCTTATAGTTCCTTCAATTATAGTAATCCAGATAAAGATTATTTTTTCATTTTTGGCCGAGAAACGACGGGACTTCCGAAAGACGTGATTGAAAATAATAAGGATGTCAGCCTGAGGATTCCGATGAATGATAATATTCGTTCTCTAAATTTATCCAATACCGCAGCGATTCTGATTTATGAGGCGTTAAGACAGCAAGATTATCGTCATTTAAAATAG
- a CDS encoding GGDEF domain-containing protein — MFKDFFSNATILIASFTVMGQIFKNLPLSPSSSHLTKLYWGICYGILGNILMVFSFQINSTTIADLRHLAIVVAAAFGGVVPAIIASILIALGRVTLFGITETAFVAAISALLTGIVCGWFSKLNIRPTIKAFTMNLIGLFFISIVFAIYIEDTNTLLNVLLLHYLISLIGGFFAYHLSVYIANSNAAEKELNLSLIKLKESEQELHKANELLNRLSYMDGLTGIGNRRHFDEILNKEWSRLSSSNSPLTLLMFDIDYFKKYNDTYGHLAGDQCLQTITSAIKNLVANNPYITFCRYGGEEFALVLSKTKLDRGIAIAELVQRKVQSLKIEHSSSEISDIVTISIGIASVIPSLEKQPKDLIHLADTSLYTSKMNGRNTISTA, encoded by the coding sequence ATGTTTAAAGATTTCTTTTCAAATGCAACTATTCTGATCGCATCATTTACAGTGATGGGTCAAATTTTTAAAAATTTGCCACTATCTCCCTCATCATCACATTTAACAAAGCTTTATTGGGGGATTTGCTATGGTATTCTTGGAAATATCTTAATGGTATTTAGTTTTCAAATTAATTCTACTACGATTGCTGATTTACGGCACCTTGCCATTGTCGTTGCCGCTGCCTTTGGTGGCGTTGTACCTGCAATTATTGCTTCTATACTAATTGCTTTAGGGAGGGTTACTCTTTTTGGTATCACTGAAACTGCTTTTGTTGCAGCCATCAGCGCACTCCTGACAGGAATCGTATGTGGATGGTTTTCTAAATTGAACATCCGTCCCACTATTAAAGCATTTACTATGAACCTTATTGGTTTATTTTTTATTTCAATTGTCTTTGCCATTTATATTGAAGATACAAATACGCTCTTAAATGTACTACTGCTTCATTATCTTATTTCTTTAATCGGTGGATTTTTCGCTTATCACTTATCGGTATATATTGCTAACTCAAATGCTGCAGAAAAAGAATTAAATCTAAGTCTAATAAAATTAAAGGAAAGTGAACAAGAACTTCACAAAGCAAATGAACTCCTAAATCGTCTTTCCTATATGGATGGGCTGACTGGAATCGGAAACAGAAGGCATTTTGATGAGATTCTTAACAAGGAATGGTCTAGGTTATCTTCATCCAATTCACCATTAACACTTCTTATGTTTGATATTGATTATTTTAAAAAGTACAACGATACCTACGGGCACCTTGCTGGTGACCAATGCTTGCAAACGATTACTTCTGCTATAAAAAACCTTGTTGCTAATAATCCTTATATCACATTTTGTCGATATGGCGGTGAGGAATTTGCCCTTGTCTTATCCAAAACAAAGTTAGATAGGGGCATTGCTATCGCTGAACTGGTTCAAAGGAAGGTTCAATCTCTTAAAATTGAACATAGTAGTTCGGAAATATCTGATATCGTTACAATCAGTATTGGAATTGCCTCTGTTATTCCGAGTTTAGAAAAGCAGCCTAAGGATTTAATTCATTTAGCTGATACTTCCTTGTATACCTCAAAAATGAATGGAAGAAATACCATCTCAACTGCATAG
- the yhbH gene encoding sporulation protein YhbH gives MSDNNHQFVISREDWSLHRKGHDDQQRHQEKVQEAIRNNLPDLITEESIIMSNGRDVVKIPIRSLDEYKIRYNYDKNKHVGQGDGESQVGDVIARDGSNAQKGPGKGQGAGDQAGEDYFEAEVSLMELEEALFKQLELPNLKRKEEQEHLVENIEFNDIRKTGLMGNIDKKRTMMSAFKRNAMTGKPAFHPIYKEDLKFKTWNEVIKPDSKAVVIAMMDTSGSMGIWEKYMARSFFFWMTRFLRTKYETVEIEFIAHHTEAKIVTEEDFFSKGESGGTICSSAYRKALEVIDAKYSPRKFNIYPFHFSDGDNLTSDNARCVKLVEELMKVSNMFGYGEVNQYNRHSTLMSAYKNIKDEHFRYYILKQKADVFHAMKSFFQKEENKMYA, from the coding sequence TTGTCTGACAATAACCATCAATTTGTAATTTCAAGAGAAGATTGGTCCCTCCACCGTAAAGGCCACGATGACCAGCAAAGGCATCAAGAAAAAGTCCAGGAGGCAATTAGGAACAATCTTCCTGACTTAATTACAGAAGAAAGCATAATTATGTCCAATGGACGCGATGTTGTAAAAATTCCAATTCGCTCTTTGGACGAATACAAAATCCGCTATAATTATGACAAGAACAAACACGTGGGCCAAGGTGACGGTGAGAGCCAAGTAGGTGACGTAATTGCTCGCGATGGTTCAAATGCGCAAAAGGGTCCAGGAAAAGGGCAAGGCGCTGGGGATCAAGCAGGTGAAGATTACTTTGAGGCTGAAGTATCATTAATGGAATTAGAGGAAGCTTTATTTAAACAACTAGAGTTGCCGAATTTAAAAAGAAAAGAAGAACAGGAACATTTAGTTGAGAATATCGAATTTAATGATATCCGTAAAACAGGATTAATGGGCAATATTGATAAAAAACGTACCATGATGTCTGCTTTTAAGCGAAATGCAATGACTGGGAAACCTGCATTTCATCCTATCTATAAGGAAGATTTGAAATTTAAGACTTGGAATGAAGTAATTAAGCCTGATTCTAAGGCTGTCGTTATTGCCATGATGGATACAAGTGGAAGTATGGGGATTTGGGAAAAATATATGGCTAGAAGTTTCTTCTTCTGGATGACCCGCTTCCTACGGACAAAATATGAAACAGTGGAAATTGAATTTATTGCTCATCATACAGAAGCTAAAATTGTAACGGAGGAAGATTTCTTCTCCAAAGGTGAAAGTGGAGGAACCATCTGTTCTTCGGCATATCGAAAAGCTTTGGAAGTCATTGATGCGAAATATAGTCCACGAAAGTTCAACATTTATCCATTCCACTTCTCTGATGGTGATAATCTAACATCTGATAATGCTCGTTGCGTCAAACTTGTTGAAGAACTAATGAAGGTTTCAAACATGTTTGGATACGGAGAGGTCAATCAGTACAATCGCCACTCTACCCTCATGTCAGCCTACAAAAATATAAAGGATGAGCATTTCCGCTATTATATTCTTAAGCAAAAAGCGGATGTATTCCATGCGATGAAGAGCTTTTTCCAAAAAGAAGAAAATAAGATGTATGCATAA
- the nfsA gene encoding oxygen-insensitive NADPH nitroreductase has product MNEVITTLLNHRSIRLFKDEQLSEEQIKTIVACAQATSTSSFIQAYSIIGIKDKEKKRKLAEIAGNQEYVAENGHLFIFCADLRRHELIGEMEGKDVQASIESTEKFMVTLIDAALAAQNAAIAAESMGLGICYIGGIRNNLEAVKELLKTPDRVIPLFGMTVGYPVKINDQKPRLPFEHVYHEEEYEQDKELYLRQIQDYNQVISQYYDQRTNGKRKDTWSAQMANMLEKQTRMYMKEYVQKNKMDLR; this is encoded by the coding sequence ATGAATGAAGTAATTACCACTCTATTAAATCACCGTTCCATTCGTCTTTTTAAGGACGAGCAGTTAAGCGAAGAACAAATTAAAACGATTGTTGCTTGTGCACAAGCCACTTCTACATCCAGTTTTATTCAGGCATATTCCATTATTGGCATAAAGGATAAAGAAAAGAAGCGAAAGCTTGCAGAGATAGCGGGTAACCAGGAATATGTTGCAGAGAACGGTCATCTTTTTATTTTTTGCGCAGATTTACGTCGTCATGAATTGATTGGCGAGATGGAAGGAAAAGATGTACAAGCCTCGATTGAAAGTACAGAGAAATTTATGGTGACGCTTATCGATGCAGCTTTGGCAGCCCAAAATGCAGCAATCGCTGCGGAATCGATGGGACTTGGTATTTGTTACATAGGTGGAATTCGAAATAACCTCGAGGCTGTAAAGGAATTATTAAAAACTCCAGATAGAGTCATTCCGCTCTTTGGAATGACGGTCGGCTATCCAGTGAAGATAAATGATCAAAAGCCAAGACTCCCATTCGAGCATGTTTATCATGAAGAAGAGTACGAACAGGATAAGGAACTATATTTACGCCAGATTCAGGACTACAATCAAGTCATATCTCAATATTATGATCAGCGAACAAATGGAAAAAGAAAAGATACCTGGTCAGCACAAATGGCAAACATGCTTGAAAAACAAACACGTATGTATATGAAGGAATATGTTCAAAAGAATAAAATGGATTTGAGATAA